One Candidatus Flexicrinis proximus DNA window includes the following coding sequences:
- a CDS encoding trypsin-like peptidase domain-containing protein, with the protein MSTLQEFSDALADAVASTGQQVVRVEARRRLPASGIVWSSDLVVTAHHVVERNENIRIGLHDNSMVEAELVGRDPNTDLAVLRVKTGSTGFKKAEGISRIGHLVMAVGRAGMGLQASLGIISAIGSSEPGSDQEKERPHHRRGGGGMSFAYSRGHSGVMLDGAIQSDVVMYPGFSGGPLIDASGRLLGMNTSAVASGASLSIPLGTITRVVEQLSTHGKVRRGFLGVSLQPMRLTESLATGVGQSTGLLIVATDSGGPADNAGLYQGDIIVAIDGQRTRTLDELLALLNGDRVGTTVAVRIIRGGQTQELNATIAERH; encoded by the coding sequence ATGAGTACATTACAGGAATTCAGTGATGCGCTGGCCGATGCAGTTGCCAGCACTGGGCAACAGGTTGTAAGAGTTGAGGCACGCCGCAGACTGCCGGCAAGCGGGATCGTGTGGTCCAGCGACTTGGTTGTGACGGCACATCATGTCGTCGAACGAAACGAGAATATCCGGATCGGTCTCCATGATAACAGCATGGTCGAAGCCGAGCTTGTTGGACGCGATCCCAATACCGACCTTGCAGTGCTGCGGGTCAAAACTGGCTCAACTGGTTTCAAGAAAGCCGAGGGTATTTCACGTATTGGCCATCTGGTGATGGCGGTCGGGCGCGCCGGCATGGGACTACAGGCGAGTCTGGGGATCATCAGCGCGATCGGTTCAAGCGAACCCGGGTCCGATCAGGAAAAAGAGCGGCCCCATCACAGGCGTGGTGGAGGTGGCATGAGTTTCGCGTATTCGCGCGGTCACAGCGGCGTGATGCTGGACGGCGCAATCCAGAGCGATGTTGTTATGTATCCAGGATTCAGTGGAGGACCGCTGATTGATGCATCAGGCAGGCTGCTGGGGATGAATACATCGGCCGTCGCCAGCGGAGCGAGTTTGAGCATTCCGCTTGGCACGATCACACGCGTTGTGGAACAGCTTTCAACACATGGAAAGGTCCGGCGCGGATTTCTCGGCGTAAGTCTTCAGCCTATGCGCCTCACTGAGTCGCTGGCTACGGGGGTTGGACAGTCGACGGGTCTGCTGATCGTGGCGACCGACTCGGGTGGTCCAGCCGACAACGCCGGGCTGTATCAGGGGGATATCATTGTGGCGATCGATGGTCAGCGCACGCGCACGCTTGATGAACTGCTTGCCCTGCTGAATGGCGATCGCGTCGGGACCACCGTCGCTGTACGGATCATACGCGGCGGACAAACCCAGGAATTGAACGCTACGATTGCCGAGCGGCACTGA
- a CDS encoding trypsin-like peptidase domain-containing protein yields the protein MAIETVAFDEEMAALVERVQVSLVQIIGTKGSLGAGIVWRSDGLIVTNAHVVQEENLEVVLADGSRFLAQIVFQDPALDLALLSIAADGLQPIRLGDSQSVRAGQWVVAIGHPYGLLGAATAGSVIAAGADLPERGSDRDWIALNLRLRPGHSGGPLVDAQGNLLGINTFITGPEVGFAIPTHVISEVIQARHPEVQIVSA from the coding sequence ATGGCGATTGAGACAGTGGCCTTCGACGAGGAAATGGCAGCCCTTGTCGAACGCGTACAAGTCAGCCTGGTGCAGATCATCGGTACGAAGGGAAGCCTCGGCGCAGGAATCGTCTGGCGTTCGGATGGATTGATCGTGACGAACGCCCATGTCGTGCAGGAAGAAAACCTGGAAGTCGTTCTGGCAGATGGATCACGGTTCCTGGCACAAATCGTATTCCAGGACCCGGCTCTCGATCTCGCGCTGCTGAGCATCGCAGCGGACGGTCTGCAGCCCATCCGCCTTGGGGATTCCCAGTCCGTGCGTGCCGGCCAATGGGTAGTCGCGATTGGCCACCCGTATGGTTTACTCGGTGCAGCAACGGCGGGCAGCGTGATCGCAGCCGGCGCCGATCTTCCCGAACGCGGAAGCGACCGGGATTGGATCGCGCTGAATCTTCGGCTTCGTCCGGGGCATTCTGGCGGGCCGTTGGTAGACGCTCAGGGCAACCTGCTCGGGATAAACACTTTTATCACAGGACCAGAAGTGGGATTCGCAATCCCAACGCATGTGATCTCAGAGGTCATTCAGGCGCGCCACCCTGAAGTGCAGATCGTGTCAGCCTGA
- the mfd gene encoding transcription-repair coupling factor, translated as MHLTGLVDLLLDQPDFRNRFAQLSGERTWNVVRAARPFVTAALSRIWDGPVIYVTSRIKRAYDVSGQLPVWLGESAPVYRFGEPSPQFYERAPWGEGAIRSRIEALSALAWSEDQAEQPVVVTSARALLQRTLPFTKFTNASLHLSKGERFPLEKLVARWVSMGYEAVTLVTEQGQFSRRGGVLDIFPLSHDAPVRVEYFDDEIDGLRRFDTSTQRTLAYLASVAIPPAREALPEYGPLLASHLAEWFKSQQEDVGVQTDIEALRSGSSCSVIEHYLPYFYAAPASLLDYAPSGTLVILEDADEFKTVTNELIAQAEKTREKALKANIIAPDHPLPYLSPEAFENSIASHTILTLTSSAEQDGWFSPGQRFGGQLKTALSHMRGVLRQGGRTVMVTQQTARLSDVWYQQGVDEHLAMVNDLPFAPENGSSVLVNGTLQEGWTLQLGTPLELITDAELFGWGRPEQRRRRINRPARLPESDYAGWQDGDYVVHVDYGIGRFSGIVRRTLDGLVREYLAVAYGGGDQVFVPIHQADRLTRYIGVDDTPPSLHRLGQQDWIRIATRARKAAEDEAKELLELYAARSSVSGFPFSPDGHWQHELEASFPYVETEDQLRALREVKVDMERPVPMDRLICGDVGYGKTEVALRAAFKAVGDGKQVAVLVPTTILAQQHFETFSNRLAAFPVKVELMSRFRTKAEQDRATPRISNGEVDIVIGTHRILSDDIQFKNLGLIVIDEEQRFGVKQKEHFKKLRTQVDVLTLTATPIPRTMYMTLTGVRDISMIQTPPEERLPVITLVGGFEEGLVRQAVLREMERGGQVFFVHNRISSIDLLKAQIEEIVPEARVVTAHGQMHGHQLEAVMAAFDRGEYDILLSTAIIENGIDMPNVNTVIVDRADWFGLAQLYQIRGRVGRGAQQAYAYFFHDNSKLTQEAFARLETLAENTKLGAGFQIAMRDLEIRGAGDILSTRQTGQVAAIGLNLYTQLLAQAVHRLKGQSDDSTAMAVSAPGIVIDLPIAAYLPEDWIPDMSLRLQLYRRIGALSRTDNATELRHELRDRFGQLPLAVDGLLYQIEVKLLAQRAGATAVQARDTVVRVKLPYLAEMDREALADRLGDDVAVTRTAIEMDQDRAGLWRIRLTDVLQRLADEHETVLLESFGE; from the coding sequence ATGCACCTCACAGGACTAGTGGATTTACTGCTCGACCAACCTGATTTTCGGAACCGTTTTGCACAGCTTAGCGGTGAGCGGACATGGAATGTCGTTCGTGCAGCGCGTCCTTTCGTAACGGCAGCGCTGTCGCGCATCTGGGATGGCCCCGTGATCTACGTGACATCCCGGATCAAACGCGCGTATGATGTCAGCGGTCAATTGCCAGTGTGGCTAGGCGAATCCGCACCTGTCTACCGCTTTGGCGAACCTTCTCCACAGTTTTACGAGCGGGCACCATGGGGAGAAGGTGCGATCCGAAGTCGAATTGAAGCTCTGTCCGCATTGGCCTGGAGCGAAGATCAAGCAGAGCAGCCCGTTGTGGTTACTTCTGCGCGCGCACTGTTGCAGCGAACACTCCCCTTCACGAAGTTTACAAACGCGTCGCTTCATCTGTCCAAGGGCGAGCGGTTTCCGCTCGAGAAGCTGGTCGCGCGTTGGGTGTCAATGGGCTATGAGGCTGTAACGCTGGTCACCGAACAGGGGCAGTTCAGCCGCAGGGGGGGCGTTCTGGATATCTTCCCACTGTCTCATGACGCCCCGGTCCGCGTCGAGTACTTCGACGATGAGATCGATGGTCTGCGCCGTTTCGACACGTCGACCCAGCGGACACTTGCCTATCTGGCCAGTGTCGCAATCCCGCCAGCGCGCGAAGCACTGCCAGAGTATGGACCGCTGCTTGCCAGCCATCTGGCGGAATGGTTCAAGTCGCAGCAAGAAGATGTCGGGGTTCAGACCGACATCGAAGCACTCCGATCTGGTTCCTCTTGTTCGGTCATCGAGCATTATCTCCCCTATTTTTATGCCGCGCCTGCCAGTCTGCTGGATTACGCGCCGTCTGGCACGCTCGTCATCCTAGAGGATGCCGACGAATTTAAGACCGTCACTAACGAATTGATCGCTCAGGCGGAAAAAACGCGCGAGAAGGCGCTTAAAGCGAACATAATCGCGCCGGATCATCCGCTTCCGTACCTGTCTCCGGAAGCATTCGAGAATTCGATAGCCTCACACACGATCCTGACGCTGACCAGCAGCGCTGAACAGGACGGTTGGTTTAGTCCGGGGCAGCGATTTGGCGGACAGCTTAAGACGGCACTCTCCCATATGCGTGGCGTCCTCCGCCAGGGTGGTCGTACGGTAATGGTCACCCAGCAGACCGCCCGTCTGTCGGATGTCTGGTATCAGCAGGGTGTCGACGAGCACCTGGCAATGGTCAATGACCTGCCTTTCGCTCCCGAAAACGGGTCGTCCGTTCTTGTGAATGGCACGCTTCAGGAGGGCTGGACGCTACAGCTTGGCACCCCCCTGGAACTCATCACCGATGCGGAACTGTTTGGCTGGGGGCGTCCCGAGCAGCGCCGCCGCCGCATAAACCGCCCCGCGCGCCTGCCAGAGTCGGACTACGCGGGCTGGCAGGATGGGGACTACGTGGTCCATGTCGATTATGGCATCGGGCGTTTTAGTGGAATTGTTCGGCGGACTCTGGATGGCCTGGTTCGCGAGTATCTTGCCGTCGCCTATGGCGGCGGCGATCAGGTCTTCGTTCCCATTCATCAGGCAGATCGGCTCACGCGTTACATCGGCGTGGACGATACGCCGCCGTCGCTGCACCGTCTCGGTCAGCAGGACTGGATTCGGATTGCAACACGCGCACGCAAAGCCGCAGAGGACGAGGCCAAAGAGCTGCTGGAACTCTACGCGGCTCGCTCCTCGGTGTCCGGCTTCCCGTTTAGCCCTGACGGCCACTGGCAGCATGAGCTGGAGGCCTCTTTCCCCTATGTCGAAACGGAAGATCAGCTTCGCGCGCTCCGGGAAGTGAAGGTGGACATGGAGCGCCCGGTCCCCATGGATCGCCTGATCTGTGGTGATGTTGGGTACGGCAAGACCGAGGTCGCGCTGCGTGCCGCGTTCAAAGCGGTTGGAGACGGTAAACAGGTCGCCGTGTTGGTTCCGACGACGATCCTGGCTCAGCAGCACTTTGAAACCTTTAGTAATCGGCTCGCGGCCTTCCCTGTGAAAGTTGAGTTGATGAGCCGGTTCCGGACCAAAGCTGAACAGGACCGCGCCACGCCGAGGATCAGTAACGGCGAAGTCGACATCGTGATCGGGACACACCGGATTCTGAGCGATGACATCCAGTTCAAGAATCTCGGCCTGATCGTAATTGATGAAGAACAGCGTTTTGGTGTCAAACAGAAAGAGCACTTTAAGAAGCTCAGGACTCAGGTCGATGTCCTCACGCTGACTGCGACGCCTATCCCGCGGACGATGTATATGACCCTGACTGGAGTCCGCGACATCAGCATGATCCAGACACCGCCGGAGGAGCGTTTGCCGGTCATCACACTGGTTGGCGGTTTCGAGGAAGGGCTTGTGCGCCAGGCAGTGTTACGGGAAATGGAACGCGGTGGACAGGTGTTTTTTGTCCATAACCGCATCAGTTCAATTGACCTGCTGAAGGCGCAGATCGAGGAAATCGTCCCGGAGGCGCGTGTTGTCACCGCGCATGGGCAGATGCATGGTCATCAGCTTGAGGCCGTAATGGCCGCGTTTGACCGAGGTGAATACGACATCCTGCTCTCGACGGCCATCATCGAGAACGGCATTGATATGCCGAACGTCAATACCGTAATCGTGGACCGCGCCGACTGGTTTGGTCTGGCCCAGCTGTATCAAATCCGGGGCAGAGTGGGGCGTGGCGCACAGCAGGCATACGCCTACTTCTTTCACGATAACTCGAAACTCACGCAAGAGGCGTTTGCTCGGTTGGAAACTCTTGCGGAGAATACGAAACTGGGCGCGGGCTTCCAGATCGCAATGCGCGACCTTGAAATCCGAGGTGCGGGTGACATCCTGAGCACGCGTCAGACCGGACAGGTTGCCGCGATCGGCTTGAATCTTTATACCCAACTGCTAGCGCAGGCCGTTCACCGGCTAAAGGGACAATCGGACGACTCCACCGCGATGGCTGTCAGTGCTCCGGGAATTGTGATTGACCTGCCAATTGCCGCATATCTGCCCGAAGACTGGATCCCGGATATGTCGCTGCGACTGCAGCTGTATCGACGTATTGGCGCGCTTTCGAGGACCGACAACGCAACCGAGCTTCGCCATGAGCTTCGTGACCGCTTTGGGCAGTTGCCATTAGCCGTCGATGGTCTCCTATACCAGATCGAGGTCAAACTCCTCGCACAGCGGGCAGGTGCGACTGCGGTACAAGCCCGTGATACGGTAGTCCGGGTCAAGCTGCCATACCTGGCGGAGATGGATCGCGAGGCACTGGCTGATAGACTCGGTGACGATGTGGCGGTTACGCGCACCGCGATCGAAATGGATCAGGACCGCGCCGGACTATGGAGAATTCGCCTCACTGATGTGCTGCAGCGGCTCGCGGACGAGCACGAGACTGTTCTACTTGAAAGCTTCGGAGAGTGA
- a CDS encoding response regulator transcription factor, which yields MPKVLVVEDDETLLHNLATNLRGEGFVVITATDGEAGLERIRSEVPDLIVLDIMLKKLDGLTICRMVRHDTSIAHIPIIMITARGNEIDKIVGLESGADDYIVKPFGLGEMLARVRAVMRRAPGQLMVQQDEIISNDLRLNLTGRRVFKGQDEVKLSNKEFDLLAELMRNRSAVLSRDLILTKVWGYDYFVDKRTVDVHIRWLREKLEDDPSDPRRIVTVRGVGYRFEG from the coding sequence ATGCCCAAAGTGCTGGTCGTCGAGGACGACGAAACACTACTGCATAACCTCGCCACCAATTTGCGCGGCGAGGGTTTTGTGGTGATCACCGCTACAGACGGTGAGGCAGGACTTGAGCGGATACGAAGCGAAGTTCCTGACCTGATTGTGCTGGACATTATGCTCAAGAAGCTTGATGGTTTGACGATCTGCCGCATGGTGCGCCACGATACGTCAATCGCCCATATACCGATCATAATGATTACGGCCCGCGGGAATGAAATCGACAAGATCGTTGGACTTGAAAGCGGCGCTGACGACTATATAGTCAAGCCCTTTGGGCTTGGCGAAATGCTGGCGCGTGTTCGTGCCGTTATGCGCCGTGCTCCAGGACAGCTCATGGTCCAGCAGGACGAGATCATCTCCAATGATCTTCGCCTGAATCTGACAGGCCGCCGTGTTTTCAAGGGCCAGGACGAGGTCAAGCTGAGCAACAAGGAGTTTGATCTCTTGGCCGAGTTGATGCGCAATCGCAGCGCCGTCCTCTCTCGGGATCTCATCCTCACGAAAGTTTGGGGCTACGACTACTTCGTAGATAAGCGAACTGTCGACGTGCATATCCGCTGGTTGCGTGAAAAACTTGAGGACGATCCTTCCGATCCGCGCCGGATCGTCACAGTTCGCGGCGTTGGCTACAGGTTCGAGGGTTAA
- a CDS encoding P1 family peptidase encodes MDNETITAVHGVRVGHVTDLRGITGCTVILCPEGTVGGVDQRGGAPGTRETDLLSPMHLVNYVTAICLAGGSAYGLSAADGVMRWCEAHGLGYKARGGFTVPIVPAAIVNDLSIGEPGIRPDSAMGFEACERASEAPVEQGSVGAGTGCRIAGGAGNEYATKGGLGSFAVDIGGGLIVGALAVVNAVGDVVDESGRIIAGLRSFPDAPGYANMLEAFKLRHTLPPGSDATVIGVVVTNARLTKEEVNKVAQMAHDGLARAIRPAHTMYDGDTIFSLATGAVVADINVVGAYGAEVFEQAVRRGIRSATSLGGVRSWDQ; translated from the coding sequence ATGGATAATGAGACTATCACAGCCGTTCATGGTGTGCGTGTTGGGCATGTGACGGATTTACGCGGTATCACCGGCTGTACTGTCATCCTCTGTCCGGAGGGCACGGTTGGCGGGGTGGATCAGCGTGGAGGTGCTCCAGGGACACGTGAGACCGATTTGCTCAGTCCCATGCACCTGGTGAACTATGTGACGGCGATTTGCCTGGCGGGAGGCTCTGCGTACGGGTTGTCGGCAGCAGACGGCGTCATGCGCTGGTGTGAAGCACATGGTCTGGGCTACAAGGCGCGTGGCGGGTTTACTGTCCCCATTGTGCCGGCTGCCATCGTGAATGACCTCTCAATTGGTGAACCGGGGATCCGGCCCGATTCGGCAATGGGTTTTGAGGCCTGTGAACGCGCCTCAGAGGCCCCGGTGGAGCAGGGCAGTGTGGGTGCCGGTACGGGGTGCCGCATTGCTGGTGGGGCTGGCAATGAGTATGCAACTAAGGGCGGCCTTGGCTCGTTTGCGGTCGACATTGGCGGAGGACTCATCGTCGGCGCGCTGGCTGTAGTTAATGCTGTCGGAGATGTAGTCGACGAATCAGGGAGGATCATTGCCGGACTGCGCAGCTTCCCGGATGCTCCCGGCTATGCGAATATGCTTGAGGCCTTTAAGCTGCGGCATACATTACCTCCCGGCTCGGACGCCACGGTGATCGGTGTCGTTGTTACGAACGCGCGTCTGACCAAGGAAGAAGTCAACAAGGTGGCACAGATGGCCCATGATGGACTGGCTCGGGCTATTCGCCCCGCCCATACGATGTACGATGGAGACACCATTTTTTCACTGGCAACAGGCGCAGTAGTGGCTGACATCAATGTTGTGGGGGCGTATGGTGCTGAAGTCTTCGAGCAGGCCGTTCGCCGCGGAATACGGTCCGCCACGAGCCTTGGTGGTGTCCGTTCATGGGACCAGTAG
- a CDS encoding acyl--CoA ligase, producing the protein MTSEHHSHASAEANIHAARHVHGLPPEHRLVPYRNIRHVLSQHAKTSPSAPYLVFLDKDNQREQLSYSEFNARVHQVANFLHDDLGVRRGDRVATIAHNHSDTVLIYFACWIIGACVAPQNVTEDDRRIAFILRNSEAKVALVRSEYLDRAERIIHGQETEQLGAANIEVIVQVGGEQSGVYPHFQSMVRNLPYTYMGDGAPVKSGDDAVYDNRRVATLDDEALLVYTSGTTGAPKGVVLTQYSLLVDAYAICSAQGITGNQRLMCVLPIHHVNGIVVTLISPLYAGASVVLNRAFSVSTFWRAIVTEKISIISVVPTLLQFLLEAGREQLAAGNPVFGEAIHRRGLVGLRHFICGAGTLAMSLARDFEDMFGFPILHGYGLSETTCYSCFMPIDITWEEHQAWLLDHGYPSIGQPVITNEMAIFDTEGNRLGPSERGEICVRGHNVMVGYFKRPESNAEAFRFGWFRTGDEGFYLQDTRGRSFFFISGRIKELINRGGVKFSPFDIEEVMLSIPGVKVALAVAFKNDYYGEEVGAYIVGQVGAELSEAAVLEYCRTRLTFEKSPKVVVFGTEIPVTTTGKYQRLKLQDLFLSHQSTQFRK; encoded by the coding sequence ATGACTTCTGAGCACCATTCTCACGCTAGCGCCGAAGCCAATATCCATGCGGCACGTCACGTCCATGGACTGCCTCCCGAGCACCGACTTGTCCCCTACCGAAATATCCGTCACGTACTGTCGCAGCATGCCAAGACCAGTCCCTCTGCGCCTTATCTCGTTTTTCTGGATAAGGACAATCAGCGCGAACAGCTAAGCTATTCGGAATTCAATGCGCGCGTTCACCAGGTCGCCAATTTCCTGCACGACGATCTTGGCGTCCGGCGCGGCGACCGGGTGGCGACAATTGCGCACAATCATAGTGATACCGTACTCATTTACTTTGCTTGCTGGATCATTGGAGCGTGTGTCGCCCCTCAGAATGTCACCGAGGACGACCGCAGGATCGCCTTTATCCTCCGCAACAGTGAAGCGAAAGTTGCGCTGGTCCGTTCCGAGTACCTTGACCGGGCCGAGCGAATAATCCACGGCCAAGAAACCGAGCAGCTCGGCGCGGCGAACATCGAGGTGATCGTACAGGTTGGTGGGGAACAGTCCGGGGTTTATCCGCATTTTCAGTCGATGGTCAGGAACCTTCCTTACACGTACATGGGCGATGGTGCCCCGGTCAAATCAGGCGACGATGCGGTCTACGACAACCGTCGCGTCGCGACCCTCGATGATGAGGCGCTGCTGGTCTATACCAGCGGAACCACTGGCGCGCCAAAAGGTGTGGTATTGACGCAATACAGCTTGCTCGTAGACGCGTATGCGATTTGCTCGGCGCAGGGAATTACGGGGAATCAGCGTCTGATGTGCGTGCTTCCGATTCACCATGTCAACGGGATCGTGGTAACGCTCATCTCGCCGCTTTATGCCGGCGCTTCAGTCGTGTTGAACCGCGCATTTTCAGTTTCGACGTTCTGGCGCGCAATCGTCACAGAGAAAATCAGCATCATCAGCGTGGTGCCAACCCTGCTTCAGTTCCTCCTAGAGGCCGGGCGTGAACAACTTGCGGCCGGAAACCCGGTATTTGGAGAGGCTATCCATAGGCGCGGTCTGGTCGGGCTGCGGCACTTTATCTGCGGGGCCGGCACGCTCGCCATGTCGCTCGCACGCGACTTTGAAGACATGTTCGGGTTTCCTATCCTTCACGGTTACGGTCTGAGCGAGACCACCTGTTATTCCTGTTTTATGCCAATAGACATCACCTGGGAGGAACACCAGGCTTGGTTGCTCGATCATGGATATCCAAGCATCGGACAACCTGTGATTACCAATGAAATGGCGATCTTCGATACGGAAGGCAATCGGCTGGGGCCTTCTGAGCGCGGAGAGATCTGTGTCCGGGGTCACAATGTGATGGTGGGTTACTTCAAACGTCCGGAGAGTAATGCAGAGGCATTCAGGTTCGGGTGGTTTCGCACGGGCGATGAGGGCTTCTACCTGCAGGATACTCGCGGTCGCAGCTTCTTCTTCATCAGCGGTCGCATAAAAGAGCTGATCAATCGCGGCGGCGTGAAATTCAGCCCATTCGATATCGAAGAAGTTATGCTGTCAATTCCAGGGGTGAAGGTGGCTTTGGCTGTCGCATTCAAAAACGATTACTATGGCGAGGAAGTTGGAGCATATATCGTCGGGCAGGTGGGCGCCGAGTTAAGCGAAGCGGCCGTGTTGGAATACTGTCGTACGCGCCTGACGTTCGAGAAGTCGCCGAAGGTCGTCGTTTTTGGGACGGAGATTCCCGTTACGACGACCGGCAAGTATCAGCGGCTGAAGTTACAGGATCTGTTCTTGTCTCACCAATCCACACAGTTCAGGAAATAG